From the genome of Aquila chrysaetos chrysaetos chromosome 12, bAquChr1.4, whole genome shotgun sequence, one region includes:
- the TM6SF2 gene encoding transmembrane 6 superfamily member 2 isoform X1 — MQLPAVPGALAPSLLAIPVAFGINGATTLADSPLVLMLTGVLVLASLFSIIFFVSGGSHFQDPLFCVFVVFSFTSIVDLIISLEEDGYISGFMEVYIREGEPYLRTAHGIMICYWDGIVHYGLYLAMIAAIGQRKSYRNLGLFWLGSLMMSIVVFLLGNLIGKYSSDLSPAFLLNLPYILIPIWAGGRLFQQPKALPCLSPEKVAEEQRKRLYQRPQDMGLVLVLLLTAAFTFFRGMVVLDCPADSCFEYIYQREPYLRDPVAYPKVQMLIYMFYVLPFFCLCIYGLVLPGCSWLPDWSLVFAGAVAQAQFSHLGSSLHSRTPFPYQTPEDVWWSFFITNVLYALGPQLLAYRCLRCPAFFLPATPASLHMGKKHQ, encoded by the exons ATGCAGCTCCCCGCCGTGCCGGGCGCACTCGCCCCCTCCTTGCTCGCCATCCCCGTAGCCTTCGGCATCAACGGCGCGACCACCTTGGCAGA cagccCACTGGTGCTGATGCTGACAGGGGTGCTGGTGCTTGCCAGCCTCTTCTCCATCATCTTCTTCGTAAGCGGAGGGAGCCACTTCCAGGACCCCCTTTTCTGCG TGTTTGTGGTGTTCTCCTTCACCTCCATCGTCGACTTGATCATCTCGCTGGAGGAGGATGGCTACATTTCTGGCTTCATGGAGGTCTACATCAGAGAG GGTGAGCCCTACCTGCGCACGGCGCACGGCATCATGATCTGTTACTGGGATGGCATCGTCCATTACGGGCTCTACCTCGCCATGATCGCGGCCATCGGCCAGAG AAAGAGCTACAGGAACCTGGGTCTCTTCTGGCTGGGCTCTCTGATGATGAGCATCGTCGTCTTCCTGCTTGGGAACCTGATAG ggaaATACAGCTCCGACCTcagccctgccttcctcctcaaCCTGCCCTACATCCTCATCCCCAtctgggctggggggaggctcTTCCAGCAGCCCAAGGCCCTGCCGTGCCTCAGCCCTGAGAAG gtTGCAGAGGAGCAACGCAAGCGCCTGTACCAGCGGCCCCAGGACATGGGGCTGGTCCTGGTCCTGCTCCTCACCGCCGCGTTCACCTTCTTCAGGGGAATG GTGGTTTTGGACTGTCCCGCCGATTCGTGCTTTGAGTATATCTACCAGCGTGAGCCATACCTGCGCGACCCCGTCGCCTACCCCAAAGTGCAG ATGCTGATCTACATGTTCTACGTCCTCCCCTTCTTCTGCCTCTGCATCTACGGGCTGGTGCTGCCCggctgctcctggctgcccGACTGGAGCCTGGTGTTTGCCGGTGCCGTCGCGCAG GCTCAGTTCTCCCACCTGGGCTCCTCGCTGCACAGCCGTACGCCCTTCCCCTACCAGACCCCTGAAGATGTCTGGTGGAGCTTCTTCATCACCAACGTCCTCTATGCGCTGGGGCCCCAGCTCCTGGCCTACCGCTGCCTGCGCTGCCCTGCCTTCTTCTTGCCCGCCACTCCTGCCAGCCTGCACATGGGCAAGAAGCACCAGTGA
- the TM6SF2 gene encoding transmembrane 6 superfamily member 2 isoform X2 — MIKVAVTTAYSRSPLVLMLTGVLVLASLFSIIFFVSGGSHFQDPLFCVFVVFSFTSIVDLIISLEEDGYISGFMEVYIREGEPYLRTAHGIMICYWDGIVHYGLYLAMIAAIGQRKSYRNLGLFWLGSLMMSIVVFLLGNLIGKYSSDLSPAFLLNLPYILIPIWAGGRLFQQPKALPCLSPEKVAEEQRKRLYQRPQDMGLVLVLLLTAAFTFFRGMVVLDCPADSCFEYIYQREPYLRDPVAYPKVQMLIYMFYVLPFFCLCIYGLVLPGCSWLPDWSLVFAGAVAQAQFSHLGSSLHSRTPFPYQTPEDVWWSFFITNVLYALGPQLLAYRCLRCPAFFLPATPASLHMGKKHQ, encoded by the exons ATGATTAAGGTCGCTGTGACAACTGCGTATTCCCG cagccCACTGGTGCTGATGCTGACAGGGGTGCTGGTGCTTGCCAGCCTCTTCTCCATCATCTTCTTCGTAAGCGGAGGGAGCCACTTCCAGGACCCCCTTTTCTGCG TGTTTGTGGTGTTCTCCTTCACCTCCATCGTCGACTTGATCATCTCGCTGGAGGAGGATGGCTACATTTCTGGCTTCATGGAGGTCTACATCAGAGAG GGTGAGCCCTACCTGCGCACGGCGCACGGCATCATGATCTGTTACTGGGATGGCATCGTCCATTACGGGCTCTACCTCGCCATGATCGCGGCCATCGGCCAGAG AAAGAGCTACAGGAACCTGGGTCTCTTCTGGCTGGGCTCTCTGATGATGAGCATCGTCGTCTTCCTGCTTGGGAACCTGATAG ggaaATACAGCTCCGACCTcagccctgccttcctcctcaaCCTGCCCTACATCCTCATCCCCAtctgggctggggggaggctcTTCCAGCAGCCCAAGGCCCTGCCGTGCCTCAGCCCTGAGAAG gtTGCAGAGGAGCAACGCAAGCGCCTGTACCAGCGGCCCCAGGACATGGGGCTGGTCCTGGTCCTGCTCCTCACCGCCGCGTTCACCTTCTTCAGGGGAATG GTGGTTTTGGACTGTCCCGCCGATTCGTGCTTTGAGTATATCTACCAGCGTGAGCCATACCTGCGCGACCCCGTCGCCTACCCCAAAGTGCAG ATGCTGATCTACATGTTCTACGTCCTCCCCTTCTTCTGCCTCTGCATCTACGGGCTGGTGCTGCCCggctgctcctggctgcccGACTGGAGCCTGGTGTTTGCCGGTGCCGTCGCGCAG GCTCAGTTCTCCCACCTGGGCTCCTCGCTGCACAGCCGTACGCCCTTCCCCTACCAGACCCCTGAAGATGTCTGGTGGAGCTTCTTCATCACCAACGTCCTCTATGCGCTGGGGCCCCAGCTCCTGGCCTACCGCTGCCTGCGCTGCCCTGCCTTCTTCTTGCCCGCCACTCCTGCCAGCCTGCACATGGGCAAGAAGCACCAGTGA